In Rahnella sikkimica, one DNA window encodes the following:
- a CDS encoding GMC family oxidoreductase, with the protein MAQVIKPEVDVVVVGLGWAGSLMSIELAMAGLTVRALERGGDRGYEEFAYPKPADEYAYAVRNKVMATPAEAAVTVRYNMSETALPTRKWGAFAPGTGVGGSGLHWTAVLIRPTPTDLKLKTYADEAYKPGILQEDMRIMDFPFTWDEIEPYYTKFEHICGQSGKTGNLRGQIMEGGDPFEGPRSEPYPLPALEDTLNSSMFAEVAKKMGYHPFPNPSACVSRAWINPYGNQIAPCNYCGYCSKYPCLNYSKASPQTAVMDALKRMDNFSYEVHANVLKVELHDDKKTAKGVIYRDAQGNECFQPAKIVVLSSFQFCNVRLMLLSGIGKPYNPITEEGVIGRNYAFLSNGGSTLFFKDKNFNPFATAGATGQMINDISPGNFDGPALGFIGGAKIHSSQATGTPISTSLPKGTPAWGTGWKEGMEEWYGHSMKISITTTCQSYRDIYLDLDPNYKDEYGYPLLRMTFDWKQNELKLQQYLKGIVGNITKELNPDSYSESFLPMDAHFDLTKYVSTHNVGGAVMGDNPKTSALNKFLQSWDVHNVFVPGGNAFPQNFQANPTDTIGAITLMAAQAIKDQYLKNPGPLVQA; encoded by the coding sequence ATGGCACAAGTAATTAAACCAGAAGTCGACGTCGTTGTTGTCGGCCTCGGCTGGGCGGGCTCGCTGATGAGCATCGAGCTGGCAATGGCCGGTCTGACCGTGCGCGCACTTGAGCGCGGCGGCGATCGCGGGTACGAAGAGTTTGCTTACCCGAAACCGGCGGATGAATACGCCTACGCCGTGCGCAATAAAGTGATGGCGACGCCTGCCGAAGCAGCCGTGACCGTGCGTTACAACATGAGCGAAACCGCGCTGCCGACCCGTAAATGGGGCGCATTTGCGCCGGGTACGGGCGTTGGCGGTTCCGGTCTGCACTGGACAGCCGTGCTTATCCGCCCTACGCCGACCGATTTAAAGCTCAAAACCTATGCCGATGAGGCGTACAAACCGGGCATTTTGCAGGAAGACATGCGGATCATGGATTTCCCGTTCACCTGGGATGAAATCGAGCCGTATTACACCAAGTTTGAGCACATCTGCGGGCAGTCGGGCAAAACCGGCAACCTGCGCGGCCAGATTATGGAAGGCGGCGACCCGTTCGAAGGGCCACGCTCCGAACCCTATCCGCTGCCTGCGCTGGAAGATACGCTCAACAGCAGCATGTTTGCCGAAGTGGCGAAAAAAATGGGATACCACCCGTTCCCGAACCCGTCTGCCTGCGTGTCCCGCGCCTGGATCAACCCCTACGGCAACCAGATCGCGCCGTGCAACTACTGCGGTTATTGCAGTAAATATCCATGCCTGAACTACTCGAAAGCCTCACCGCAGACGGCCGTCATGGACGCCCTGAAACGCATGGACAACTTCTCGTATGAAGTCCACGCCAACGTGCTGAAAGTCGAATTGCATGACGACAAGAAAACCGCCAAAGGCGTTATCTACAGGGATGCGCAGGGCAACGAGTGCTTCCAGCCTGCGAAAATCGTCGTACTGAGCAGCTTCCAGTTCTGTAACGTCCGCCTGATGCTGCTTTCCGGGATCGGCAAACCTTACAACCCGATCACCGAAGAAGGCGTGATTGGCCGTAACTACGCGTTCCTGAGCAACGGCGGCTCGACACTGTTCTTCAAAGACAAAAACTTCAACCCGTTTGCCACCGCGGGCGCAACCGGCCAGATGATCAACGACATCTCTCCGGGCAACTTCGACGGCCCTGCTCTGGGCTTCATCGGCGGCGCGAAAATCCACAGTTCTCAGGCCACCGGCACGCCAATCAGCACGTCTCTGCCAAAAGGCACTCCGGCGTGGGGCACGGGCTGGAAAGAAGGCATGGAAGAGTGGTACGGCCATTCGATGAAAATCAGCATCACCACCACCTGCCAGTCTTATCGCGATATCTATCTGGATCTCGATCCGAACTACAAAGATGAATACGGCTACCCGCTTCTGCGTATGACCTTCGACTGGAAACAGAACGAACTCAAACTTCAGCAGTACCTGAAAGGGATTGTGGGCAATATCACCAAAGAGCTGAACCCGGACAGCTACAGCGAAAGCTTCCTGCCGATGGACGCACACTTTGACCTGACCAAATACGTTTCGACGCACAACGTCGGCGGCGCGGTCATGGGCGATAACCCGAAAACCTCCGCGCTGAACAAGTTCCTGCAAAGCTGGGATGTGCATAACGTCTTTGTGCCGGGCGGCAATGCGTTCCCGCAGAACTTCCAGGCGAACCCGACGGACACCATCGGGGCCATCACGCTGATGGCCGCGCAGGCGATTAAAGATCAGTATCTGAAAAATCCTGGTCCACTGGTTCAGGCATAA
- the tehB gene encoding tellurite resistance methyltransferase TehB, producing MTQPIAHEDFYTEKYDLTRTHSEIINAANYVQPGKALDLGCGSGRNSLYLNLKGFDVTGWDNNAMSVAKVNEIIAAESLQNIAISETDLNSHRFSGEYDFIFSTVVMMFLERDSIPHIIEDMHAATKSGGYNLIVAAMDSPDYPCPLPFPFTFKPEELRNYYEGWEIVKYNEDVGELHKRDENGNSYKLRFATLLAKKR from the coding sequence ATGACTCAGCCCATTGCGCACGAAGATTTTTACACCGAAAAATACGACCTGACCCGCACCCACTCTGAAATCATCAACGCCGCAAATTATGTCCAGCCGGGTAAAGCGCTGGATTTGGGCTGCGGCAGCGGGCGTAATTCGCTTTACCTGAACCTGAAAGGTTTTGACGTCACCGGTTGGGATAACAACGCGATGAGCGTCGCGAAAGTGAATGAAATCATCGCCGCAGAATCACTGCAAAATATCGCGATAAGCGAGACAGATCTCAACTCACACCGTTTCAGCGGCGAGTACGATTTCATTTTCTCCACCGTGGTGATGATGTTCCTGGAGCGAGACAGTATCCCGCACATCATCGAAGATATGCATGCGGCGACAAAGTCCGGCGGCTACAACCTGATTGTCGCGGCCATGGACAGCCCGGATTATCCGTGTCCGCTGCCTTTCCCGTTTACCTTCAAGCCGGAAGAGTTGCGTAATTATTACGAAGGCTGGGAAATCGTGAAATACAACGAAGATGTCGGCGAGCTGCATAAGCGCGACGAAAATGGCAATAGTTACAAACTGCGTTTTGCCACGCTGTTGGCAAAAAAGCGTTAA
- a CDS encoding DUF4440 domain-containing protein, whose amino-acid sequence MNRFVKEVFDAHELIRQWLGDENSSQAICDELLARFSADYSMVTLTGHRLDYAALRAFFTAQHGAKSGLKIQVEQPEFIAESEFSAVVTYQERQQLPGQTATLRYSTVVFSVDGQGKILWRHLHETAAA is encoded by the coding sequence ATGAACCGTTTTGTAAAAGAAGTGTTTGATGCGCATGAACTTATCCGGCAGTGGCTGGGCGATGAAAATTCTTCGCAGGCAATTTGTGATGAATTGCTGGCGCGGTTTAGTGCGGATTATTCGATGGTGACACTTACCGGCCACCGGCTGGATTATGCGGCGTTACGCGCATTTTTTACCGCGCAGCACGGGGCGAAATCCGGGTTGAAGATTCAGGTTGAGCAGCCAGAATTCATTGCGGAAAGTGAATTTTCCGCCGTGGTGACGTATCAGGAGCGCCAGCAATTGCCGGGGCAGACGGCGACATTACGCTATTCGACGGTGGTGTTCAGTGTGGACGGGCAGGGCAAAATCCTGTGGCGACATCTTCATGAAACGGCGGCAGCCTGA
- a CDS encoding LysR family transcriptional regulator — protein sequence MLNLQRLEIFVAVVTAGSFTGAAATLGLTKAVVSFNVKQLESETGVALLTRSTRRLALTDSGERFYERCRILLQDAESVLDDVRRDHGGLSGQLRITSTPEYGARVVVPALASFAALHPQLRIQHVASSHHDDLISGRFDLAIRLGQLADSSHHAATLGSFGIMPVASPAFLHEHGDIINLQQLAQAKWIAHSRLPWPVSWPVTPAQGEQTPFRVTLPPVVTADNASSLLAFALHGAGVALLPDWLVQPEIDAGRLRHLLPDHRFPPQGIFALYPNTRHVPEKVRRFIDFLQAG from the coding sequence ATGCTGAATTTACAACGTCTGGAGATTTTCGTGGCGGTGGTGACGGCGGGGAGTTTTACCGGCGCGGCGGCAACGCTCGGGCTGACCAAAGCGGTGGTGAGTTTTAACGTTAAACAGCTGGAATCTGAAACCGGCGTCGCGCTGCTGACCCGCAGCACGCGGCGTCTGGCGCTGACCGATTCCGGCGAACGCTTTTACGAACGTTGCCGGATTTTATTGCAGGATGCGGAATCCGTGCTCGACGATGTACGGCGCGATCACGGCGGGCTGAGCGGCCAGTTGCGGATCACCAGTACGCCGGAATACGGCGCGCGCGTGGTCGTTCCGGCGTTGGCATCGTTTGCGGCACTGCATCCGCAATTGCGCATTCAGCACGTGGCGTCATCGCATCACGATGATCTGATTTCAGGCCGGTTCGATCTGGCGATCCGCCTTGGTCAGCTGGCAGATTCCAGCCATCACGCCGCCACGCTGGGCAGTTTTGGCATAATGCCGGTTGCGTCTCCGGCGTTTTTACATGAGCACGGCGACATCATCAATCTGCAACAGCTGGCACAAGCAAAATGGATTGCCCACAGCCGCCTGCCGTGGCCGGTAAGCTGGCCCGTGACGCCTGCGCAGGGAGAACAAACGCCGTTTCGCGTTACCCTGCCGCCAGTCGTGACCGCTGATAACGCGTCATCGCTGCTGGCGTTTGCCCTGCACGGTGCCGGGGTCGCATTGCTGCCGGACTGGCTGGTTCAGCCGGAAATCGACGCGGGCCGCCTGCGCCATTTGCTGCCCGATCATCGTTTCCCGCCGCAGGGGATTTTCGCGCTCTACCCGAACACCCGCCACGTTCCCGAGAAAGTACGGCGGTTTATTGATTTTTTGCAGGCCGGCTAA
- a CDS encoding nuclear transport factor 2 family protein, with protein sequence MQNQLEDRQQLNDLMNGWMHRDLGNWDGLRNLFHPDGTIEITWFEGLASDFVDGSMRMGASDLRTKHLIGSPAVTFNDSRNKAILETNAIIIGENIKLNLGCECHNRFYDLAEKRDGIWKLFHRQSVYDMGTFTFPLGPVEIDQSIVTKYPREYAALAYLLEKSGFPLSRIFATRGSELEQKMKASAQIWLAA encoded by the coding sequence ATGCAAAATCAACTTGAAGACCGTCAGCAACTTAATGACCTGATGAATGGCTGGATGCACCGCGACCTGGGTAACTGGGACGGGCTGCGCAATCTGTTCCACCCCGACGGCACCATTGAAATCACCTGGTTTGAAGGGCTGGCGAGCGATTTTGTCGATGGCTCAATGCGTATGGGCGCGTCGGATTTGCGCACCAAACACCTGATTGGCTCCCCTGCCGTCACATTTAATGACAGCCGAAACAAAGCGATTCTGGAAACCAACGCGATAATCATCGGCGAGAACATCAAACTGAATCTGGGCTGCGAATGCCATAACCGTTTTTACGATCTGGCCGAAAAACGCGACGGCATCTGGAAACTCTTCCACCGTCAGAGCGTTTACGATATGGGTACCTTCACCTTCCCGCTAGGCCCGGTGGAAATTGACCAGAGCATCGTGACGAAGTACCCGCGTGAGTACGCCGCCCTGGCTTATCTGCTGGAAAAAAGCGGTTTCCCGCTGAGCCGTATATTTGCGACACGCGGCAGCGAACTCGAGCAGAAGATGAAAGCCAGCGCGCAGATCTGGCTGGCAGCGTAA
- a CDS encoding MFS transporter, with protein sequence MQYRTRVAIVYLLGFFVDLINMFIANVAYPGIARHFEAPVSALAWVSSGYILGLTLVIPPSRWLASRLGARRVFTVSLAIFMLASLGAAGAESLTSLTVWRIVQGLGGGLLIPVGQTLAYALYRSHERARLSAVIMLVGLLAPALSPVAGGIIVDHLNWRWVFVASLPLALLAWILALCWLRDVPAEPAVRFDLRGFLLASLGLTLILSGLTHLGERSGLPAGSALLLAGAACLYAFVRDARRRHNPLLDLRLVREPLLRTAMIIYQCIPGIFTGVSLIAMLYLQDEMQFSAAQAGGLMVPWSVASFAAIGLTGKMFNRTGPRALFIPGCLVQGGGIALLACMTVYPQAWLAVAAFTLMGFGSSLCSSTAQSCAFLHIAAPQLADASALWNINRQLSFCLGVTVISVLLNLLQAHLPQCAYEVSFGLAAVSVLVPVIFCLRLPRGAVVQE encoded by the coding sequence ATGCAGTACAGGACGCGTGTGGCCATTGTGTATCTGCTGGGATTTTTCGTTGATCTGATCAACATGTTTATCGCCAACGTGGCGTATCCCGGCATCGCCCGGCATTTTGAAGCACCGGTCAGCGCGCTGGCCTGGGTCAGTTCCGGGTATATTCTCGGGCTGACGCTGGTGATCCCGCCCAGCCGCTGGCTGGCTTCACGGCTGGGCGCACGCCGCGTATTCACCGTGTCGCTGGCGATTTTCATGCTGGCGTCGCTTGGCGCAGCGGGTGCGGAAAGCCTGACGTCGCTGACGGTCTGGCGGATTGTGCAGGGACTGGGCGGCGGTTTGCTGATCCCCGTCGGGCAAACGCTGGCCTACGCGCTTTATCGCAGCCACGAACGGGCGCGGCTTTCAGCGGTGATCATGCTGGTTGGCCTGCTGGCTCCGGCGCTGTCGCCGGTCGCAGGCGGCATCATTGTGGATCACCTGAACTGGCGCTGGGTTTTTGTCGCCAGTTTGCCGCTGGCGCTGCTCGCGTGGATTCTGGCGTTATGCTGGCTGCGCGATGTTCCGGCTGAGCCCGCCGTGCGTTTTGATCTGCGCGGGTTTTTGCTGGCCAGTCTCGGGCTGACGTTGATTTTATCGGGCCTGACACATCTGGGGGAACGCAGCGGACTGCCCGCGGGCAGCGCGTTACTGCTGGCGGGCGCGGCGTGTCTTTACGCTTTCGTGCGCGATGCTCGCAGGCGACACAATCCGCTGCTGGATCTGCGGCTGGTCAGGGAACCGCTGCTGCGCACGGCAATGATAATTTACCAGTGCATCCCCGGCATTTTTACCGGCGTGAGCCTGATTGCGATGCTGTATTTGCAGGATGAAATGCAGTTTTCTGCCGCGCAGGCGGGTGGCCTGATGGTGCCGTGGTCAGTGGCGTCGTTTGCGGCTATCGGGTTAACCGGCAAAATGTTTAACCGCACCGGCCCGCGCGCGTTGTTTATCCCCGGCTGTCTGGTTCAGGGCGGCGGAATTGCGCTGCTGGCGTGCATGACTGTTTATCCGCAGGCGTGGCTGGCGGTGGCGGCGTTCACGCTGATGGGATTCGGCAGCAGTTTGTGCAGCAGCACGGCGCAAAGCTGCGCATTTTTACACATCGCCGCGCCGCAGCTGGCCGACGCCAGCGCGCTATGGAACATCAACCGCCAGCTGAGTTTTTGCCTTGGCGTGACGGTCATCAGCGTTCTGCTCAATCTGTTGCAGGCGCATCTGCCGCAATGTGCCTACGAAGTGAGCTTCGGGCTGGCGGCGGTGAGCGTGCTGGTGCCGGTGATATTTTGTCTGAGATTACCGCGCGGGGCGGTGGTGCAGGAATGA
- a CDS encoding O-antigen ligase family protein — protein sequence MAIIIVTFISAFHFKGLGKYKENWLLAAAFLCVGLSQLFWVERFPGAIDSIYMADENYHRTSVYLLLGAVLTFFSVPFKIEGKRRVIIMLMAFLGFIYLGSRGLYYVLTNPEGRLRIDSAATTSAYLFVMQSFLTLYIVYAMNCRGKKLICALVVFITFLIILLTQTRSVLIIYPFLLLGFVIINKMYPLRSVMLFALFSVGLTAAISGLFLHNLQERMIGAYYEISGYETNNDTSFGSRVSMWKSGIYAIEQHPFGQSTSTRFNEVKSYMDNNERGNPEGVRNSIYHLHNDVIESSSLQGILGGVALLFLFSSLIVFFYKKNLLKIALPFLILPVILFGMVDTLFINDRFIVMFCMQVYLFSAIQNCAREDVPSEPFGKQMTDL from the coding sequence TTGGCAATAATCATTGTCACATTTATTTCAGCCTTTCATTTTAAAGGGTTGGGTAAATATAAAGAGAACTGGCTGTTGGCTGCTGCATTTCTGTGTGTGGGATTAAGCCAGTTATTCTGGGTTGAGCGTTTCCCTGGTGCCATTGATAGTATCTATATGGCCGATGAAAATTACCACCGTACTTCTGTTTATTTATTACTTGGGGCAGTTTTAACATTTTTCTCTGTGCCCTTTAAGATCGAAGGTAAGCGCCGTGTAATAATTATGCTGATGGCTTTTTTGGGCTTTATTTATCTTGGTTCGCGCGGGCTTTATTATGTCCTTACAAACCCGGAAGGGAGACTAAGAATTGACAGCGCCGCGACGACTTCTGCTTATTTGTTTGTGATGCAAAGCTTTCTTACTTTGTATATCGTTTACGCGATGAATTGTCGTGGGAAAAAGTTAATCTGTGCACTGGTTGTTTTTATCACATTTTTAATCATTCTTCTTACTCAAACAAGAAGCGTACTGATTATCTATCCATTTCTCTTGTTAGGATTTGTGATTATAAACAAGATGTATCCATTGCGCTCTGTTATGTTGTTCGCTCTGTTTAGTGTCGGTTTGACCGCCGCAATTTCTGGTTTGTTTTTACATAATTTGCAAGAACGTATGATCGGAGCCTATTATGAAATAAGCGGCTACGAAACAAATAATGATACCTCTTTCGGTTCCCGAGTGAGTATGTGGAAATCTGGAATTTATGCTATTGAGCAGCATCCCTTCGGACAGAGCACCTCAACTCGTTTTAACGAAGTCAAAAGTTATATGGACAATAATGAACGGGGTAATCCTGAAGGGGTGAGAAACTCTATTTATCATCTGCATAATGATGTTATAGAAAGTTCTTCTCTGCAGGGGATATTAGGCGGTGTTGCGTTGCTTTTTCTTTTCTCATCTCTGATTGTATTTTTCTACAAAAAGAACCTGCTCAAAATTGCACTACCCTTCCTTATATTGCCCGTGATCCTGTTTGGTATGGTCGATACGTTATTTATCAATGACCGCTTCATTGTTATGTTTTGCATGCAGGTTTACCTGTTTTCAGCAATTCAAAATTGTGCAAGGGAGGACGTTCCTTCTGAACCGTTTGGTAAGCAAATGACTGATTTATAA
- a CDS encoding gluconate 2-dehydrogenase subunit 3 family protein, protein MLLQKKTTRRKFLLGSLMALPVGTIMMKGLSAAQAAEMAAPDLLDYKPVFFSPDEWQFIMAAADRLIPAGGKGKAPGALETNVPIFIDQQMHGDFGEEIYMQGPFNVHAPATMGYQIPFRPQQIYKTGIRLANSWCQQNHQKDFHALSDQDKDNALTQLQKNGIRFADMGEESLVASQFFGELLSDTKHGYLADPIYGGNKGMKAWIAMGFPGARASFTEWVKQHNVPYPLGPVSLQGARA, encoded by the coding sequence ATGCTCCTTCAAAAAAAAACTACCCGGCGCAAGTTTTTACTTGGGTCGCTGATGGCGTTGCCCGTCGGCACCATCATGATGAAAGGGTTGTCCGCGGCGCAGGCTGCTGAAATGGCTGCCCCGGATTTACTCGATTATAAACCCGTGTTTTTCAGCCCGGATGAGTGGCAGTTTATTATGGCCGCCGCTGACCGTCTGATCCCCGCAGGAGGCAAAGGGAAAGCGCCCGGCGCGCTTGAAACCAACGTGCCGATTTTTATCGATCAACAAATGCACGGCGATTTCGGCGAAGAAATCTATATGCAGGGGCCGTTTAACGTTCATGCGCCCGCGACCATGGGGTATCAGATCCCCTTCCGTCCTCAGCAAATCTATAAAACCGGTATTCGCCTGGCGAACAGCTGGTGTCAGCAAAATCATCAGAAAGACTTCCACGCGCTCTCCGATCAGGACAAAGACAACGCCCTGACGCAGCTCCAGAAAAACGGCATCCGTTTTGCCGATATGGGCGAAGAGAGCCTGGTCGCGTCGCAATTCTTCGGGGAACTGCTTTCCGATACCAAACATGGCTATCTGGCAGACCCGATTTACGGCGGCAACAAAGGCATGAAAGCGTGGATTGCCATGGGATTCCCCGGTGCGCGCGCCAGCTTTACGGAGTGGGTAAAACAACACAACGTCCCTTATCCGCTGGGGCCGGTGAGCCTGCAAGGTGCCCGCGCCTGA
- a CDS encoding LysR substrate-binding domain-containing protein, protein MDLRHLRYFLAVAEEKHFGRAAERLNIVQPALSMQIKALEAELGGALFIRTSRHVELTEAGLLLQAEAQRTLDQVEHTRLAVERSLRGETGRVRVGFAGNAIFSGKMTGDLRRFHKAYPDAEIVIQEVAPQKQVEAILAGQLDIGYTPDNSTTSVAAIRVQKAGSWEIMVAMTDDHPLAGHACITVEMLAEQPLILYDAHDTHEQVYLMFAQRLGDSFRVAHRSASTLSVLAIAAAGLGLALIPAPVQQVNIPGLLYRRLDAPEMMANLVIISRVAEPSNAVTAYLEMAVPTVL, encoded by the coding sequence ATGGATTTGCGTCATCTGCGGTATTTTCTGGCTGTCGCCGAAGAAAAGCATTTTGGCCGTGCCGCTGAACGGCTCAACATCGTTCAGCCTGCTTTAAGTATGCAAATCAAAGCGCTGGAGGCAGAACTGGGTGGCGCATTGTTTATCCGCACCAGCCGTCACGTCGAACTCACGGAGGCGGGACTGCTTTTACAGGCAGAAGCGCAGCGCACGCTGGATCAGGTTGAACATACCCGGCTGGCCGTCGAACGATCGCTGCGTGGGGAAACCGGACGCGTAAGAGTTGGCTTCGCCGGAAACGCCATTTTTAGCGGTAAAATGACCGGCGACTTGCGTCGTTTCCATAAAGCGTATCCCGATGCGGAAATTGTCATTCAGGAAGTCGCGCCGCAGAAACAGGTGGAAGCGATCCTCGCCGGACAGCTGGATATCGGTTATACGCCGGATAACAGCACGACATCCGTCGCTGCCATCAGGGTGCAAAAGGCCGGAAGCTGGGAGATTATGGTGGCAATGACGGACGATCATCCGCTGGCCGGTCACGCCTGTATCACCGTTGAAATGCTTGCAGAACAACCCCTGATTTTGTACGACGCGCACGATACTCATGAGCAGGTTTATCTCATGTTTGCGCAAAGGCTCGGGGATTCGTTTCGTGTCGCGCACCGTTCCGCCAGCACCCTGAGCGTACTGGCGATTGCCGCCGCCGGGCTCGGGCTGGCGCTGATACCGGCACCAGTTCAGCAGGTGAACATACCTGGTTTGCTCTATCGTCGCCTGGATGCGCCAGAGATGATGGCCAATCTGGTGATCATCAGCCGTGTCGCGGAACCCAGCAATGCGGTCACGGCCTACCTTGAGATGGCGGTCCCGACGGTTTTATAA
- a CDS encoding GNAT family N-acetyltransferase, translating to MLIETSRLSLRPVEANDVYSLFAIYGDPKTNQFNPRGPYPDLEFAREKLNGWLREWPDYGFGHWAVSLNTLPDNIIGFGGLSIREGYENHRVFLGYRFATSVWGKGLATEFASAALNSGFELFGLPQISATVRENHLASQRVLEKIGMQKVGFQGDPVHGVGSYLYRQTDQRGH from the coding sequence ATGCTCATCGAAACTTCGCGGTTATCGCTCCGGCCGGTTGAGGCCAATGATGTCTATTCCCTTTTCGCCATCTATGGCGACCCAAAGACTAATCAGTTCAACCCGCGCGGTCCGTATCCTGATCTCGAATTTGCGCGTGAAAAACTGAACGGCTGGCTACGCGAATGGCCCGATTACGGCTTCGGACACTGGGCTGTCTCGCTGAATACGCTGCCGGACAACATTATCGGGTTTGGCGGGCTGAGTATCCGCGAAGGCTACGAAAATCACCGCGTGTTTCTCGGCTATCGCTTTGCGACGTCTGTCTGGGGAAAAGGGCTGGCGACCGAGTTTGCCAGCGCGGCGCTGAATTCCGGATTCGAGCTTTTTGGACTCCCGCAAATCTCCGCCACTGTGCGTGAAAACCATCTGGCGTCACAGCGCGTTCTGGAAAAAATCGGTATGCAGAAAGTCGGTTTTCAGGGCGACCCGGTTCACGGCGTCGGCAGTTATCTTTACCGGCAAACCGATCAGCGCGGGCATTAA
- a CDS encoding c-type cytochrome, with protein MNKMKLKRLFIANALLLGTGLMANAQADDANNAQLIKQGEYVARLGDCGACHTVAGKPAFSGGLAINSNLGTIYSTNITPDKDHGIGGYTETQFSDAVRKGVLPDGTRLYPAMPYPDYAKINDEDMHALYVYFMQGVKPSAEQPPETDLSFPFSQRWGMRFWNWAFASDKPFQPIGGASAEVNRGAYLVESLGHCGSCHTPRGLGMNEKALDSSDSDFLAGGTLNNWDVPSLRGVAHWDQQEIVDYLGKGRNDKAAVGGEMTSVVENSTAHMTDEDLKAIAAYIKFLGGNPPVPAPETQKTSATEAKLTAAKNLSEGERLYLDNCGACHFVTGKGAPGVFPQLDQATIVNAKDPTGLIHTILAGAQQPSTARAPSTLVMPGFAGRLTDEEAAQLSTFIRQGWSNNAPAVTAKDVSEVRKTLTH; from the coding sequence ATGAACAAGATGAAACTCAAACGTTTATTTATCGCAAACGCCCTGCTGCTGGGCACCGGGCTGATGGCCAATGCGCAGGCGGATGACGCGAATAACGCGCAGCTCATCAAACAGGGCGAGTACGTTGCACGTCTGGGTGACTGCGGCGCGTGCCATACGGTGGCGGGGAAACCGGCGTTTTCCGGCGGGCTGGCGATTAACTCGAATCTGGGCACCATTTATTCGACGAATATTACGCCGGATAAAGATCACGGGATTGGCGGTTATACGGAAACGCAATTCTCAGACGCCGTGCGTAAAGGCGTGCTGCCGGATGGCACCCGTTTGTATCCGGCGATGCCGTATCCGGATTATGCCAAAATCAACGATGAAGATATGCACGCGCTTTACGTCTACTTCATGCAGGGCGTGAAACCGAGTGCTGAACAGCCGCCGGAAACGGATCTGAGCTTCCCGTTCAGCCAGCGCTGGGGTATGCGTTTCTGGAACTGGGCATTCGCGTCCGATAAACCGTTCCAGCCGATTGGCGGCGCGTCTGCCGAAGTAAACCGTGGCGCGTATCTGGTCGAAAGCCTCGGGCACTGCGGCAGTTGCCATACGCCGCGCGGTCTGGGGATGAACGAGAAGGCGCTGGACAGCAGCGACTCTGATTTCCTCGCGGGCGGCACTCTGAATAACTGGGATGTTCCGTCGCTGCGCGGCGTGGCGCACTGGGATCAGCAGGAAATCGTTGATTATCTGGGCAAAGGGCGCAATGACAAAGCGGCTGTGGGTGGTGAAATGACGTCGGTGGTGGAGAACAGTACCGCGCACATGACCGATGAAGATCTGAAGGCGATTGCCGCGTACATCAAATTCCTCGGCGGCAATCCGCCGGTTCCGGCACCGGAGACGCAGAAAACCAGCGCAACCGAAGCCAAACTGACGGCGGCGAAAAACCTCAGCGAAGGCGAGCGTTTGTATCTGGATAACTGCGGTGCCTGCCACTTTGTGACCGGCAAAGGCGCGCCGGGCGTGTTCCCGCAGCTGGATCAGGCAACGATTGTGAATGCTAAAGATCCGACCGGCCTGATCCACACGATCCTCGCCGGTGCTCAGCAACCGTCAACCGCACGCGCACCGTCAACGCTGGTGATGCCGGGCTTTGCGGGCCGTCTGACCGATGAAGAAGCGGCGCAGTTGTCGACCTTTATCCGTCAGGGCTGGAGCAACAACGCGCCAGCGGTAACAGCGAAAGACGTCAGTGAAGTGAGAAAAACGCTGACCCACTGA